The Sinomonas sp. P10A9 genome contains the following window.
CCCTGGATTCCCCGCGCAAGGAGCGAGATACCAGGCCCTAGGAGCATGATCGGCATGATCATCACGATGCGGCTGGCGTCGCGGAACCTGCGCGAGGTCGCGAGCTCGGCCGCGAGACTCGCGATGAGCCTGCTCAGCACGACGCAGAGCCCGAGCGCGAGGAGCGCACCGAGCGCCGCCACAACGAAGGGGAACACGCCCCGGGCCCACGTAATCGTCGAGGCTCCAAGGGCGAGCGCCGTGCAGATGCCGGGGACGCCGATGAGTCCCGCGATGGCCTGGCCCACGAGCAGCTGGCGCATGGGAATCGGGAACAGCGCGAAACGGGCGGGGTCCAGGGTGAGGTCAATACCTGAGAAGACAATGGGCGTGAGCGCCCATGCGACAACGAGCACCGTGCCAGCGAGGACCAGGACCGTCTCGGCGAGGCCGGTCGGGACCACACTGAGCGCGATCAGGCCCACGACGGCGAGGAACAGCATCCACAGTCCGTAAAGGGCCCCGATCACGATCCCGACGAGCTGCCACGGGCTGCGCCGCAGGCCGTTGCGGACGAGGAGGAGCTTGAGGCGGATCAGGTGTGCAACCAAGACAGGCCCTCCGTGCGCCCGGGACCGCCCACAAGCTCCACGAACCGGTCCTCGAGCGATGCGCCTCCGCGGACCTCGTCCACCGTCCCCGCGGCCAGGATCTCGCCGCGGGCTACAACCGCCACGTGGTCGCACATCCGCTGGACCAAGTCCATCACGTGGCTCGAGACCACGACCGTCCCGCCCGAGTGGACGAAGTCGGTCAGGATCGCCCGGATGCTCGCCGCCGAGATGGGATCCACTGACTCGAAGGGCTCGTCGAGGACGAGGACCTTGGGGGCGTGGACGAGCGACGCGGCGAGGGCGATCTTCTTGGTCATGCCGGCCGAGTAGTCGACGACGAGCGTGCGTGCATCCGCAGCCAGGTCGAACGCTGTGAGCAGGTCACGGGCTCGCTGGGCCACGGTGTCGCGGTCGAGGCCACGCAGGAGGCCCGAATAGTTCAGGAGCTGCTCGCCGGTGAGCCGGTCGAAGAGGCGGACGCCGTCGGGGAGGACGCCGAGGATCTGCTTGGCCGCGAGCGGATTGGCCCACACGTCCACGCCGAGCACGGCGGCAGTCCCGGCATCGGGGCGCAGGAGTCCCGTGGCCATCGAGAGCGTCGTGGTCTTGCCCGCGCCGTTCGGGCCGACGAGGCCATAGAAGGACCCGGCCGGGACCTCGAGGCTGATGCCGTTGACGGCGGGCTTGCCCCCGAAGGACTTGACGAGGCCTCGCAACGAGAGCGCGGACAGCCCAACAGGCGCGCGAACAGTCAGGCTGGGATCATCCATGACCCCACGCTAGCAACGCGCGCGGCTGGACGGATCAGCCGGGAGGATGAACAACGCGCTCCGCCTTCGGGATGAGTGCCTCTAGAAGAGCGCCCGGGCGAGCTGCTGGCGCGCGGCAGCCACGCGGGGATCGGTGGCACCGATGACCTCGAAGAGCTCGAGAAGACGCACTCGCGCCGCCTCGCGCTCGTCCCCCGTGCTCCGGGCGATATAGCCCACGAGCCGGGAGAACGCGTCCTCGACATGGCCGCCAGCCACATCCAGATCCGCGACGGCGAGCTGCGCCTCGAGATCGTCCAGCGCCGAGGCGGCCACAGCGCGGGTGCGCTCGGCGGCGGTCTGGTCGACGTCGGACACGCGTGCCATGAGCTGGACCTGCGCGAGGCCGGCTTTGGCCTCGCGGTCCGCCGGCTGCTCTGCAAGGGCCTTGCGGTACGCGGCCTCGGCTGCGGCGAAGTCACCGCGGTCGATCGCGTCGAACGCCTCCTGGTGCAGCGGCGGGAGCTCCGGTTCAGCGGCAGGTGCCGGGGCGCCGTCGACCGTGCTGGTCACGCCGTTCGCCGCAGCGACCTTGAGCAGCTCGTCCAGGAGCTGACGCGCCTGCTGTTCGGAGGCAGCACCCTGGAACAGCGGGATGGGCTGGCCCTTGAGGATCGCGACGGCGGTCGGGACCGCCTGGGCCTGGAACGCCTGCGCCAGCTGGGGAAAGGCCTCGACGTCCGCCGCCGCGTAGAGGAGGCGGCCGCCATAGGACGAGACCCAGGACGCCACGTCGTCGCGGATCCGCTGCGACTCGGGCGAGTAGGAGGCCCAGAGGAGCACGACGACGGGCACCGTCGCCGAGCGCTGCACGACGTCTCCGAAGGAACGCTCGTCGAGGTCGATCCTGTCGCCGTACTCGGCCCGGGGTGCGCCGGGGCCCCCCTCCGCGGCGGCGCCCACACGCGGGGCACCCGGTGCACTCGCCGAGGAGGCCGGTGGCGTCGCCGTCGCACGCGCTTTGAGGGCTGACAGGTCGATCGCGCCGCGGAAGTTCAGCTGCGGCTCGGGCTGGCGGGAACCGGGAACGCTCATGGGGTCCAGCTTAGCGAGGCGGCAGGGCGAAGTCGCACAGACGGGCCCGCACCGGAAGTGCGGCCCCGCCTGGTGTGGAGGCGCAGTGCGTCTCCTGGACGCCCAGCGCGTCCGAGGATCAAGCGCGTCAGCTCACGCTCGCGCCCGAGAGGTTGCGGGTGGCCCCGATGAGCTGCACCGGCTGCGCGGCGCCGTCCTTGCCGATGTACAGCATGAGGGACTCCCGGAAGGTCAGCGTCATCTTGGTCTTCGCCTCCTTGCCCCCGGCGAGCGCCGCGGCGTCGTCCTGGAGGGTGACCTTGTCGCCGTCGGACTTGGGCGTTCCCTCGACGGTGAAGTCGAGCGGGGCGACCACGATCGCGCCGCCATCGG
Protein-coding sequences here:
- a CDS encoding ABC transporter ATP-binding protein produces the protein MDDPSLTVRAPVGLSALSLRGLVKSFGGKPAVNGISLEVPAGSFYGLVGPNGAGKTTTLSMATGLLRPDAGTAAVLGVDVWANPLAAKQILGVLPDGVRLFDRLTGEQLLNYSGLLRGLDRDTVAQRARDLLTAFDLAADARTLVVDYSAGMTKKIALAASLVHAPKVLVLDEPFESVDPISAASIRAILTDFVHSGGTVVVSSHVMDLVQRMCDHVAVVARGEILAAGTVDEVRGGASLEDRFVELVGGPGRTEGLSWLHT
- a CDS encoding co-chaperone YbbN, with translation MSVPGSRQPEPQLNFRGAIDLSALKARATATPPASSASAPGAPRVGAAAEGGPGAPRAEYGDRIDLDERSFGDVVQRSATVPVVVLLWASYSPESQRIRDDVASWVSSYGGRLLYAAADVEAFPQLAQAFQAQAVPTAVAILKGQPIPLFQGAASEQQARQLLDELLKVAAANGVTSTVDGAPAPAAEPELPPLHQEAFDAIDRGDFAAAEAAYRKALAEQPADREAKAGLAQVQLMARVSDVDQTAAERTRAVAASALDDLEAQLAVADLDVAGGHVEDAFSRLVGYIARSTGDEREAARVRLLELFEVIGATDPRVAAARQQLARALF